Proteins encoded in a region of the Loxodonta africana isolate mLoxAfr1 chromosome 22, mLoxAfr1.hap2, whole genome shotgun sequence genome:
- the LOC100660478 gene encoding C-C chemokine receptor type 3, with protein METSIDESETEVEVFGTTPYDYAGLWPCEKVNIKDLGAQFLPPLYSLVFIVGLLGNVVVVVILTKYRRLRIMTNIYLLNLAISDLLFLVTLPFWIHYTGWNKWVFGQCMCKFLSGFYYMGLYSEIFFIVLLTIDRYLAIVHAVFALRARTVTFGVITSIFTWVLAGLAALPEFAFHEFQEEDEYSACSPRYPENEEDTWKRFHALRMSILGLALPLLIMAICYTGIIKTLLRCPSRKKYKAIRLIFVIMVVFFIFWTPYNLVLLLSAFQVILPENNCEQSKQLDLAMAVTEVVAYTHCCVNPIIYAFVGERFRKYLHHFFYRHVGIYLSKYLPFFPREKLERASSISPSTGEQKLLSEEF; from the coding sequence ATGGAGACCTCAATAGATGAGAGTGAGACCGAGGTTGAGGTTTTTGGGACCACACCTTACGACTATGCGGGGTTATGGCCCTGTGAAAAAGTCAATATCAAGGATCTGGGGGCCCAGTTTCTGCCCCCACTGTATTCCCTGGTGTTCATTGTTGGCCTGTTGGGcaatgtggtggtggtggtgatccTCACAAAATACAGGAGGCTCAGAATTATGACCAACATCTACCTGCTCAACTTGGCAATTTCTGACTTGCTCTTTCTAGTCACTCTTCCATTCTGGATTCACTATACTGGATGGAACAAGTGGGTTTTTGGCCAATGCATGTGTAAGTTCCTCTCGGGATTTTATTACATGGGCTTGTATAGTGAGATCTTTTTCATCGTCCTGCTGACAATCGACAGGTACCTGGCCATTGTCCATGCTGTTTTTGCCCTTCGGGCCCGGACTGTCACCTTTGGTGTCATAACCAGCATCTTTACCTGGGTCCTGGCAGGGCTAGCAGCTCTCCCTGAATTTGCCTTCCATGAGTTCCAAGAGGAAGATGAGTACTCTGCCTGTAGTCCTCGTTACCCAGAGAACGAAGAAGATACCTGGAAGCGTTTCCATGCTCTGAGAATGAGTATCTTGGGTCTTGCTCTCCCATTACTCATTATGGCTATCTGCTACACAGGAATCATTAAAACTCTGCTGAGATGCCCTAGTAGAAAAAAGTACAAGGCGATCCGGCTCATTTTTGTCATCATGgtggtgtttttcattttctggaCACCCTACAACCTGGTTCTCCTTCTTTCTGCTTTTCAAGTGATCCTCCCTGAGAACAACTGTGAGCAGAGCAAACAGCTGGACCTGGCCATGGCAGTGACGGAAGTGGTTGCCTACACGCACTGCTGCGTCAACCCCATCATCTATGCCTTTGTTGGTGAGAGATTCCGGAAGTACCTCCATCACTTTTTCTACAGGCATGTGGGCATCTACCTGAGCAAATACCTTCCATTCTTTCCTAGAGAAAAACTGGAAAGGGCCAGCTCTATCTCCCCATCAACAGGGGAACAGAAACTACTCTCTGAAGAATTTTAG